One window of the Perca flavescens isolate YP-PL-M2 chromosome 5, PFLA_1.0, whole genome shotgun sequence genome contains the following:
- the mrpl41 gene encoding large ribosomal subunit protein mL41 has protein sequence MGVLSTLMRGLVRGADRLAEFTSKRGSRTHNKGRGARPTGLKLSSRKFLSIRTMIPEFVVPNLEGFKLKPYVSYRSPRGTEPPLTAQSVFAEVVAPRIKKDFEEGTFSKEQLEKYGFEPNQDGKLFKLYPKNYVR, from the coding sequence ATGGGTGTGTTATCCACGTTGATGAGGGGCTTGGTAAGAGGAGCGGACAGACTGGCTGAGTTCACCAGTAAGCGTGGATCAAGGACTCATAATAAAGGCAGGGGTGCAAGGCCCACCGGACTGAAGCTCTCCAGCAGAAAGTTTCTGTCCATACGGACCATGATTCCTGAGTTTGTGGTGCCTAACTTGGAGGGATTCAAACTCAAACCCTACGTATCGTATCGTTCTCCTCGAGGAACAGAGCCTCCACTCACAGCACAAAGTGTGTTTGCTGAAGTTGTGGCCCCTCGGATCAAGAAAGACTTTGAAGAGGGCACTTTCAGCAAAGAACAGCTGGAGAAATATGGATTTGAGCCCAACCAGGACGGAAAGCTCTTCAAGCTGTATCCCAAGAACTATGTGCGTTAA